A window from Lytechinus pictus isolate F3 Inbred chromosome 9, Lp3.0, whole genome shotgun sequence encodes these proteins:
- the LOC129267797 gene encoding mucin-2-like: protein MERLPHAKAAPESHNTNCAGGTILGFAIWIRFNEDFFKQIPEEAGIGVYDGTYIVMAAGGAIMVVGFFGCCGAIRESVCQLSTYFVIVFIIFCAEIAAGVWMYIEKDKIGDSVGEYFDKLVQEKYSGDVSVQILVDYTQKRFRCCGASGPDDWALSNQPIPDSCGRNCTEGCYDTVNEDMAFEKNNFNGRRTSMVALLFFILVVLLNVSKTFTQTITTNTVVTTATSTMTTSSTATTGTSSMTPSNTATTSVTLSTTATTAASAINPSTTATLFTSSISPSTISTATSSMTTSTAATATSSMTMGTTATTATSSMNPSTAGTAATSSVAPSTTAAATSSMMMGTSATTATSSMNPSTTATAATSSMAPSTAAPTATSLMTQSTSATTGTSSVNPSTTATTATSSMVPSTAGTAATSSVVLSTTAAATSSMMMGTSATTATSSMTLSTSATTATSSMNPSTTAITSTSLMNPSITATGTSSMTPSNTATATSLMTMGTTATTATSSMNPSTFAGTATSSMNPSSTATAATSSMAPSTAATTANSAVTPSTTATATSSIAMGTTASTATSPMNPSTSAATATSSMNPSTQATAATSSMAPSTAGTTATSPVAQSTTATATSSMAMGTTASTATSPMNPSTSAATATSSMNPSTQATAATSSMAPSTAGTTATSPVAQSTTATALSTMMSGTSATTATSLMTLSTSQTTATSSMNPSTAATASTSPIAPSTAAPTATSSMTQSTSPATATSSVNPSITATTSTSSMAPSTAGTTATSSVAESSTAAVTSLMTPITTANATSSMTIGTTATTATSSMNPSTSAGTATSSINPSTTATAATSSMAPSTAAPTATSPMTQSTSPTTATSSVNPSITATTATSSMAPSTAGTTATSSVAESSTAAVTSLMTPITTATATSSMTIGTTATTATSSMNPSTSAGTATSSINPSTTATAATSSMAPSTAAPTATSSMTQSTSPTTGTSSVNPSITVTTATTSMAPSTAGTTATSSVAESSTAAVTSLMTPITTATATSSMTIGTTATTATSSMNPSTSAETATSSINPSTTATAATSSMAPSTAAPTATSSMTQSTSPTTATSSVNPSITATTATSSMVPSTAGTAATSSVVLSTTAAATSSMMMGTSATTATSSVTLITSATTATSSMNPSTTAITLTSLMNPSSTATAATSSIAPSTAVTTANSAVTPSTTATATSSMANGNTASTATSPMNPSTSAATATSSMNPSSTATVATSSMAQSTAGTTATSPVAQSTTAAAISSMMSGTSATTATSLMTLSTSQTTATSSMNPSTATTAATSPIVPSTAATTATSLMTQSISPTTATSSVNPSITATTATSSMVPSTAGTTATSSVAESSTAAVTSLMTPSTTATATSSMTIGTTATTATSSMNPSTSAGTATSSINPSTTATAATSSMAPSTAAPTGTSSVNPSTTATTATSSMVPSTAGTAATSSVVLSTTAAATSSVMMGTSATTATSSMTLSNSATTATSSMNPSATAITLTFSVNPSTTATAASSSMNPSTTATAATSSMTPSTAGTTATSSVAESSTAAVTSSMTPSTTATATSSMNPSTSAGTATSSMNPSTTATAATSSMVPSTAATTLLMTQSTSATTATSSVNPSTTAITLTSSMNPSTTATTATSSMAPSTTGTTATSSIVPSTTAAATSSMMMITSATTATSSMTPSTSVTTATSSMDPSTTATSSMVPSNAGTTATSSVAESSTAAVTSSMTPSTTATATSSMNPSTSAGTATSSMNPSTTATAATSSMVPSTAATTLLMTQSTSATTATSSVNPSTTAITLTSSMNPSTTATTATSSMAPSTTGTTATSSIVSSTTAAATSSMMMITSATTATSSMTPSTSATTATSSMDPSTTATSSMVPSNAGTTATSSVAESSTAAVTSSMTPSTTATATSSMNPNTSAGTATSSMNPSTTSTAATSSMVPSTAATTLLMTQSTSATTATSSVNPSTTAITLTSSMNPSTTATTATSSMAPSTTGTTATSSIVPSTTAAATSSMMMITSATTATSSMTPSTSATTATSSVNPSTTAITLTSSMNPSTTATAATSSRAASTAGTTVTSSVALSTTAAATSSMMMGTSATIATSSMTLSTSPATATSSMNPSTTANTATSSMVPSTAGTAATSSVVPSTTAAATSSMMMGTSEAIATSSMTLSTSATTATSSMNPSTTATTPTSSMAHSTADTTVTSSVAPSTTAAATSSMMMGTSATIATSSMTLSTSAATATSSMNPSTTATTASSSMVPSTAGTTATSSVALSTTAAATSSMMMGTSATTATSSMTLITSATTATSSMNPSTTAIILASSMNPSTTALAATSSMAPSTAGTTVTSSVALSTAAPTATSLMTQSSSATTGTSSVNPSITVTIATSSMVPNTAGTAVTSSVAVSTTAAATSSMMMGTSATIATSSMTLSTSAATATSSTNPSFTATTATSSMVPSTAGTTTTSSVPLSTTTAATSSMMMGTSATTATSSMTLSTSATTATSLINPSTTAITLTSSMNPSTTATAATSSMASSTAGTTVTSSVAPSTAATLATSLMTQSTSATTATSSLNPSTTAITLTSSMNPSTTSTAATSSMAPITAGTTVTSSVAPSTTAAATSSMMMGTSATIATSSMTLSTSAATATSSMNPSTTATTASSSMVPSTAGTTATSSVALSTTAAATSSMMMGTSATTATSSMTLITSATTATSSMNPSTTAIILASSMNPSTTALAATSSMAPSTAGTTVTSSVALSTAAPTATSLMTQSSSATTGTSSVNPSITVTTATSSMVPNTAGTAVTSSVAVSTTAAATSSMMMGTSATIATSSMTLSTSAATATSSTNPSFTATTATSSMVPSTAGTTTTSSVPLSTTTAATSSMMMGTSATTYYSNGCNVVNGAKHCRYFGDFISGPKHHSSCYIFNDDGYFSNNSNFIDDPKHLCNNCYFLTESQHYSNNFNIFNDDGYFSNNSNFFDDPKHFCNNCYFLNES from the exons ATATGGCTTTTGAGAAAAACAACTTCAATGGAAGGCGAACGTCGATGGTGGCGTTATTATTTTTCATCCTCGTTGTATTACTTAACG TGTCCAAGACGTTTActcaaacaataacaacaaataCTGTGGTAACAACTGCTACATCCACAATGACCACGAGTTCTACAGCAACAACTGGAACTTCGTCAATGACACCGAGTAATACAGCAACAACTTCAGTAACTCTTAGTACTACAGCAACGACTGCTGCGTCTGCTATCAATCCCAGTACCACAGCAACACTTTTTACATCATCAATATCTCCTAGCACTATTTCAACTGCTACATCTTCAATGACAACTAGTACTGCAGCAACCGCTACATCTTCAATGACGATGGGTACTACAGCAACAACTGCAACATCTTCAATGAACCCCAGCACTGCAGGGACTGCGGCGACTTCATCAGTGGCCCCGAGCACTACAGCAGCTGCTACATCTTCAATGATGATGGGTACTTCAGCAACAACAGCTACTTCTTCGATGAATCCTAGTACTACAGCAACAGCTGCAACGTCGTCGATGGCGCCAAGCACTGCAGCACCAACAGCAACTTCATTGATGACCCAGAGCACCTCTGCAACAACTGGTACTTCCTCAGTAAATCCTAGTACTACTGCAACAACTGCAACATCGTCAATGGTGCCCAGCACTGCAGGTACTGCGGCGACTTCATCAGTGGTCCTTAGCACTACAGCAGCTGCAACATCTTCAATGATGATGGGTACTTCAGCAACAACAGCAACTTCTTCGATGACCCTAAGCACTTCTGCAACAACTGCTACTTCCTCAATGAATCCCAGCACTACAGCAATAACTTCAACATCTTTAATGAATCCTAGTATTACAGCTACCGGTACATCTTCAATGACGCCTAGTAATACAGCAACTGCTACATCTTTAATGACGATGGGTACTACTGCAACAACTGCAACATCTTCAATGAACCCGAGTACTTTTGCAGGAACTGCTACTTCCTCAATGAATCCTAGTTCTACAGCAACAGCTGCAACGTCGTCAATGGCGCCGAGCACTGCAGCTACAACTGCAAATTCCGCAGTCACCCCGAGCACTACAGCAACTGCTACATCTTCAATAGCGATGGGTACTACAGCTTCAACTGCAACATCTCCAATGAATCCGAGCACTTCTGCAGCAACTGCTACTTCCTCAATGAATCCTAGTACTCAAGCGACGGCTGCAACGTCGTCAATGGCGCCAAGCACTGCAGGTACTACGGCGACTTCACCAGTGGCCCAGAGCACTACAGCAACTGCTACATCTTCAATGGCGATGGGTACTACAGCTTCAACTGCAACATCTCCAATGAATCCGAGCACTTCTGCAGCAACTGCTACTTCCTCAATGAATCCTAGTACTCAAGCGACGGCTGCAACGTCGTCAATGGCGCCAAGCACTGCGGGTACTACGGCGACTTCACCAGTGGCCCAGAGCACTACAGCAACTGCTTTATCTACAATGATGTCGGGTACTTCAGCAACAACAGCAACTTCTTTGATGACCCTAAGCACTTCTCAAACAACTGCTACATCCTCAATGAATCCTAGTACTGCAGCAACGGCTTCAACGTCACCAATAGCGCCAAGCACTGCAGCACCAACAGCAACTTCATCGATGACCCAAAGCACCTCGCCAGCAACTGCTACTTCCTCAGTAAATCCCAGTATTACTGCAACAACGTCAACATCCTCAATGGCGCCCAGCACTGCAGGTACTACGGCGACTTCATCAGTGGCCGAGAGCTCTACAGCAGCTGTTACATCTTTAATGACGCCTATAACTACAGCAAATGCTACATCTTCAATGACGATAGGTACTACAGCAACAACTGCAACATCTTCAATGAACCCGAGCACTTCTGCAGGAACTGCTACTTCCTCGATAAATCCTAGTACTACAGCAACAGCTGCAACGTCGTCGATGGCGCCAAGCACTGCAGCACCAACAGCAACTTCACCGATGACCCAAAGCACATCGCCAACAACTGCTACTTCCTCAGTAAATCCCAGTATTACTGCAACAACGGCAACATCCTCAATGGCGCCCAGCACTGCAGGTACTACGGCGACTTCATCAGTGGCCGAGAGCTCTACAGCAGCTGTTACATCTTTAATGACGCCTATAACTACAGCAACTGCTACATCTTCAATGACGATAGGTACTACAGCAACAACTGCAACATCTTCAATGAACCCGAGCACTTCTGCAGGAACTGCTACTTCCTCGATAAATCCTAGTACTACAGCAACAGCTGCAACGTCGTCGATGGCGCCAAGCACTGCAGCACCAACAGCAACTTCATCAATGACCCAAAGCACCTCGCCAACAACTGGTACTTCCTCAGTAAATCCCAGTATTACTGTAACAACGGCAACAACCTCAATGGCGCCCAGCACTGCAGGTACTACGGCGACTTCATCAGTGGCCGAGAGCTCTACAGCAGCTGTTACATCTTTAATGACGCCTATAACTACAGCAACTGCTACATCTTCAATGACGATAGGTACTACTGCAACAACTGCAACATCTTCAATGAACCCGAGCACTTCTGCAGAAACTGCTACTTCCTCGATAAATCCTAGTACTACAGCAACAGCTGCAACGTCGTCGATGGCGCCAAGCACTGCAGCACCAACAGCAACTTCATCGATGACCCAAAGCACCTCGCCAACAACTGCTACTTCCTCAGTAAATCCCAGTATTACTGCAACAACGGCAACATCGTCAATGGTGCCCAGCACTGCGGGTACTGCGGCGACTTCATCAGTGGTCCTTAGCACTACAGCAGCTGCAACATCTTCAATGATGATGGGTACTTCAGCAACAACAGCAACTTCTTCGGTGACCCTAATCACTTCTGCAACAACTGCTACTTCCTCAATGAATCCCAGCACTACAGCAATAACTTTAACATCTTTAATGAATCCTAGTTCTACAGCAACAGCTGCAACGTCGTCAATAGCGCCGAGCACTGCAGTTACAACTGCAAATTCCGCAGTCACCCCGAGCACTACAGCAACTGCTACATCTTCAATGGCGAATGGTAATACAGCTTCAACTGCAACATCTCCAATGAATCCGAGCACTTCTGCAGCAACTGCTACTTCATCAATGAATCCTAGTTCTACAGCGACGGTTGCAACGTCGTCAATGGCGCAAAGCACTGCAGGTACTACGGCGACTTCACCAGTGGCCCAGAGCACTACAGCAGCTGCTATATCTTCAATGATGTCGGGTACTTCAGCAACAACAGCAACTTCTTTGATGACCCTAAGCACTTCTCAAACAACTGCTACTTCCTCAATGAATCCTAGTACTGCAACAACGGCTGCAACGTCACCAATAGTGCCAAGCACTGCAGCAACAACAGCAACTTCATTGATGACCCAAAGCATCTCGCCAACAACTGCTACTTCCTCAGTAAATCCAAGTATTACTGCAACAACGGCAACATCCTCAATGGTGCCCAGCACTGCAGGTACTACGGCGACTTCTTCAGTGGCCGAGAGCTCTACAGCAGCTGTTACATCTTTAATGACGCCTAGTACTACAGCAACTGCTACATCTTCAATGACGATAGGTACTACAGCAACAACTGCAACATCTTCAATGAACCCGAGCACTTCTGCAGGAACTGCTACTTCCTCGATAAATCCTAGTACTACAGCAACAGCTGCAACGTCGTCGATGGCGCCAAGCACTGCAGCACCAACTGGTACTTCCTCAGTAAATCCTAGTACTACTGCAACAACTGCTACATCGTCAATGGTGCCCAGCACTGCGGGTACTGCGGCAACTTCATCAGTGGTCCTTAGCACTACAGCAGCTGCAACATCTTCAGTGATGATGGGTACTTCAGCAACAACAGCAACTTCTTCGATGACCCTTAGCAATTCTGCAACAACTGCTACTTCCTCAATGAATCCCAGCGCTACAGCAATAACTTTAACATTTTCAGTGAATCCTAGTACTACAGCCACAGCTGCTTCATCTTCAATGAATCCTAGTACTACAGCAACAGCTGCAACGTCGTCAATGACGCCCAGCACTGCAGGTACTACTGCGACTTCATCAGTTGCCGAGAGCTCTACAGcagctgttacatcttcaatgACGCCTAGTACTACAGCAACTGCTACATCTTCAATGAATCCGAGCACTTCTGCAGGAACTGCTACTTCCTCGATGAATCCTAGTACTACAGCAACAGCTGCAACGTCGTCAATGGTGCCAAGCACTGCAGCAACAACTTTATTAATGACCCAAAGCACCTCTGCAACAACTGCTACTTCCTCAGTGAATCCTAGTACTACAGCAATAACTTTAACATCTTCAATGAATCCTAGTACTACAGCAACAACTGCAACGTCCTCAATGGCGCCCAGCACTACAGGTACTACGGCAACTTCATCAATAGTCCCGAGTACTACAGCAGCTGCTACATcttcaatgatgatgattacttCAGCAACAACAGCAACTTCTTCGATGACCCCAAGCACTTCTGTAACAACTGCTACTTCCTCAATGGATCCTAGTACTACAGCAACATCGTCAATGGTGCCCAGCAATGCAGGGACTACGGCGACTTCATCAGTTGCCGAGAGCTCTACAGcagctgttacatcttcaatgACGCCTAGTACTACAGCAACTGCTACATCTTCAATGAATCCGAGCACTTCTGCAGGAACTGCTACTTCCTCGATGAATCCTAGTACTACAGCAACAGCTGCAACGTCGTCAATGGTGCCAAGCACTGCAGCAACAACTTTATTAATGACCCAAAGCACCTCTGCAACAACTGCTACTTCCTCAGTGAATCCTAGTACTACAGCAATAACTTTAACGTCTTCAATGAATCCTAGTACTACAGCAACAACTGCAACGTCCTCAATGGCGCCCAGCACTACAGGTACTACGGCAACTTCATCAATAGTCTCGAGTACTACAGCAGCTGCTACATcttcaatgatgatgattacttCAGCAACAACAGCAACTTCTTCGATGACCCCAAGCACTTCTGCAACAACTGCTACTTCCTCAATGGATCCTAGTACTACAGCAACATCGTCAATGGTGCCCAGCAATGCAGGGACTACGGCGACTTCATCAGTTGCCGAGAGCTCTACAGcagctgttacatcttcaatgACGCCTAGTACTACAGCAACTGCTACATCTTCAATGAATCCAAACACTTCTGCAGGAACTGCTACTTCCTCGATGAATCCTAGTACTACATCAACAGCTGCAACGTCGTCAATGGTGCCAAGCACTGCAGCAACAACTTTATTAATGACCCAAAGCACCTCTGCAACAACTGCTACTTCCTCAGTGAATCCTAGTACTACAGCAATAACTTTAACATCTTCAATGAATCCTAGTACTACAGCAACAACTGCAACGTCCTCAATGGCGCCCAGCACTACAGGTACTACGGCAACTTCATCAATAGTCCCGAGTACTACAGCAGCTGCTACATcttcaatgatgatgattacttCAGCAACAACAGCAACTTCTTCGATGACCCCAAGCACCTCTGCAACAACTGCTACTTCCTCAGTGAATCCTAGTACTACAGCAATAACTTTAACATCTTCAATGAATCCTAGTACTACAGCAACGGCTGCAACGTCGTCAAGGGCGGCAAGCACTGCAGGTACTACGGTGACTTCATCAGTGGCCCTGAGCACCACAGCAGCTGCTACATCTTCAATGATGATGGGTACTTCAGCAACAATAGCAACTTCTTCAATGACCCTAAGCACTTCTCCAGCAACTGCTACTTCCTCAATGAATCCTAGTACTACAGCAAACACTGCAACATCGTCAATGGTGCCTAGCACTGCAGGTACCGCAGCGACTTCATCAGTGGTCCCGAGCACTACAGCAGCTGCTACATCTTCAATGATGATGGGTACTTCAGAAGCAATAGCAACTTCTTCAATGACCCTAAGCACTTCTGCAACAACTGCTACTTCATCGATGAATCCTAGTACTACAGCAACAACTCCAACGTCCTCAATGGCGCACAGCACTGCGGATACTACGGTGACTTCATCAGTGGCCCCGAGCACTACAGCAGCCGCTACATCTTCAATGATGATGGGTACTTCAGCAACAATAGCAACTTCTTCAATGACCCTAAGCACTTCTGCAGCAACTGCTACTTCATCAATGAATCCTAGTACTACAGCAACAACTGCATCATCGTCAATGGTGCCCAGCACTGCAGGTACTACGGCGACTTCATCAGTGGCCCTTAGCACTACAGCAGCTGCTACATCTTCAATGATGATGGGTACTTCAGCAACAACAGCAACTTCTTCGATGACCCTAATCACTTCTGCAACAACTGCTACTTCCTCAATGAATCCCAGCACAACAGCAATAATTTTAGCATCTTCAATGAATCCTAGCACTACAGCATTGGCTGCAACGTCGTCAATGGCACCAAGCACTGCAGGTACCACGGTGACGTCATCAGTGGCCCTGAGCACTGCAGCACCAACAGCAACTTCATTGATGACCCAAAGCTCCTCTGCAACAACTGGTACTTCCTCAGTAAATCCTAGTATAACAGTAACAATTGCAACATCGTCAATGGTGCCCAACACTGCAGGTACTGCAGTGACTTCATCAGTGGCCGTGAGCACTACAGCAGCTGCTACATCTTCAATGATGATGGGTACGTCAGCAACAATAGCAACTTCGTCAATGACCCTAAGCACTTCTGCAGCAACTGCTACTTCCTCAACGAATCCTAGTTTTACAGCAACAACTGCAACATCGTCAATGGTGCCCAGCACGGCAGGTACTACGACGACTTCATCAGTGCCCCTGAGCACTACAACAGCTGCTACATCTTCAATGATGATGGGTACTTCAGCAACAACAGCAACTTCTTCGATGACCCTAAGCACTTCTGCAACAACTGCTACTTCTTTAATTAATCCCAGCACAACAGCAATAACTTTAACATCTTCAATGAATCCTAGTACTACAGCAACGGCTGCAACGTCGTCAATGGCGTCAAGCACTGCAGGTACTACTGTGACGTCATCAGTGGCCCCGAGCACTGCAGCAACATTAGCAACTTCATTGATGACCCAAAGCACCTCTGCAACAACTGCTACTTCCTCACTGAATCCCAGCACTACAGCAATAACTTTAACATCTTCAATGAATCCTAGTACTACATCAACGGCTGCAACGTCGTCAATGGCGCCAATCACTGCAGGTACTACTGTGACTTCATCAGTGGCCCCAAGCACCACAGCAGCTGCTACATCTTCAATGATGATGGGTACTTCAGCAACAATAGCAACTTCTTCAATGACCCTAAGCACTTCTGCAGCAACTGCTACTTCATCAATGAATCCCAGTACTACAGCAACAACTGCATCATCGTCAATGGTGCCCAGCACTGCAGGTACTACGGCGACTTCATCAGTGGCCCTAAGCACTACAGCAGCTGCTACATCTTCAATGATGATGGGTACTTCAGCAACAACAGCAACTTCTTCGATGACCCTAATCACTTCTGCAACAACTGCTACTTCCTCAATGAATCCCAGCACAACAGCAATAATTTTAGCATCTTCAATGAATCCTAGCACTACAGCATTGGCTGCAACGTCGTCAATGGCACCAAGCACTGCAGGTACCACGGTGACGTCATCAGTGGCCCTGAGCACTGCAGCACCAACAGCAACTTCATTGATGACCCAAAGCTCCTCTGCAACAACTGGTACTTCCTCAGTAAATCCTAGTATAACAGTAACAACTGCAACATCGTCAATGGTGCCCAACACTGCAGGTACTGCAGTGACTTCATCAGTGGCCGTGAGCACTACAGCAGCTGCTACATCTTCAATGATGATGGGTACGTCAGCAACAATAGCAACTTCGTCAATGACCCTAAGCACTTCTGCAGCAACTGCTACTTCCTCAACGAATCCTAGTTTTACAGCAACAACTGCAACATCGTCAATGGTGCCCAGCACGGCAGGTACTACGACGACTTCATCAGTGCCCCTGAGCACTACAACAGCTGCTACATCTTCAATGATGATGGGTACTTCAGCAACAACA TACTACAGCAACGGCTGCAACGTCGTCAATGGCGCCAAGCACTGCAGGTACTTCGGTGACTTCATCAGTGGCCCCAAGCACCACAGCAGCTGCTACATCTTCAATGATGATGGGTACTTCAGCAACAACAGCAACTTCATTGATGACCCAAAGCACCTCTGCAACAACTGCTACTTCCTCACTGAATCCCAGCACTACAGCAATAACTTTAACATCTTCAATGATGATGGGTACTTCAGCAACAACAGCAACTTCTTCGATGACCCTAAGCACTTCTGCAACAACTGCTACTTCCTCAACGAATCCTAG